A genomic region of Pelodiscus sinensis isolate JC-2024 chromosome 1, ASM4963464v1, whole genome shotgun sequence contains the following coding sequences:
- the LOC102458523 gene encoding solute carrier organic anion transporter family member 1A2 isoform X1, whose product MKEAKKLAATEKFCGVPKLKVFLLALSFAYLAKTMSGGYMNSMLTQIERRFNISASLVGIINGSFETGNLLVIVFVSYIGAKLHRPRIIALGCTVMSFACLLIALPHFLMERYQYETSLLLEENSSSMCLINQSQSPTHMEKQSAECEQKSGSLMWVLVLVGNIMRGIGESPIVPLGISYVEDFSKAENSPFYIGCLQTATVLGPFLGFMLGSYCAQLYVDLGFADIAEVTITLTDARWVGAWWLGILICGSVNLLAAIPFYFLPKSLPKEGQTNDTQLLSKRNASVLEERGEVQDKHKMNEITKDFIPYLRSLFYNPVYMLFICITVLQFSAFIGMITFMPKYVEQQYGKSASQAIFLIGVYNLPVICIGYFLGGYLMKKFKINTNQAANIAFWISLIEYLIFFAAYFTVCDNSPVAGLTVSYEGKEQVSYMEKTLLSDCNSDCDCSIKVWDPVCGQNGITYVSPCLAGCKASDGKYTVFENCTCIAASGFSSGNVSAVLGQCDKDANCDMMLHYFLILTIVCSFIFSLGAIPGYMVLIRSLKPEEKSFGVGIHVLASRIFAGIPSPIYFGALIDTTCLKWGSLSCGGKGACRMYDIVTYRWLYLGLQAILRGVSYIPCVLILLHLKKQLKSSQEKTLKSVPMAMEDIEEQND is encoded by the exons ATGAAAGAAGCTAAGAAACTAGCAGCAACTGAGAAATTTTGCGGCGTTCCCAAGCTGAAG GTATTTCTGCTGGCATTATCATTTGCATATCTAGCTAAAACCATGTCTGGGGGTTACATGAATAGCATGCTCACACAAATAGAGAGAAGATTTAATATCTCAGCCTCTCTGGTGGGCATTATTAATGGAAGCTTCGAAACTG GAAACTTGTTGGTGATAGTATTTGTGAGCTACATTGGTGCTAAACTTCACAGACCAAGAATAATTGCTTTGGGGTGCACAGTTATGTCTTTTGCCTGTCTTTTGATAGCACTGCCTCATTTTCTCATGGAACG GTATCAGTACGAAACCTCCCTTTTACTAGAAGAGAATTCATCATCCATGTGTCTTATAAATCAAAGCCAGTCCCCCACACATATGGAGAAGCAATCAGCAG AGTGTGAGCAAAAGTCTGGGTCCTTGATGTGGGTGCTTGTGTTGGTAGGAAACATAATGCGAGGCATTGGTGAATCTCCCATTGTGCCATTAGGCATTTCATATGTGGAGGATTTTTCCAAAGCAGAAAACTCACCTTTTTACATAG GTTGCCTACAGACAGCAACTGTGTTAGGCCCTTTTCTTGGTTTCATGCTGGGATCATACTGTGCGCAGCTGTATGTGGATCTGGGATTTGCAGATATAG CGGAGGTGACTATAACACTTACTGATGCCCGTTGGGTTGGAGCATGGTGGCTGGGCATTCTGATTTGTGGATCAGTAAATCTGCTCGCTGCAATACCTTTTTACTTTCTGCCCAAGTCTCTTCCGAAGGAAGGACAAACAAATGATACTCAGTTGTTAAGTAAGAGAAATGCATCAGTATTAGAAGAGAGAGGTGAAGTTCAAGACAAAcataaaatgaatgaaatcaCTAAAG ATTTCATCCCATACCTCAGGAGTCTGTTTTACAACCCAGTCTATATGTTGTTTATATGCATAACTGTGCTGCAGTTCAGTGCTTTCATTGGCATGATAACTTTCATGCCAAAATATGTGGAACAACAGTATGGAAAATCTGCATCACAGGCCATCTTTTTAATAG GAGTTTACAATTTACCAGTTATATGCATTGGATATTTTCTTGGTGGCTATCTAATGAAGAAATTCAAGATAAATACCAATCAAGCTGCCAACATAGCCTTTTGGATCTCTTTAATTGAATACCTGATCTTTTTTGCTGCCTATTTCACGGTCTGCGACAATTCTCCAGTTGCTGGTCTAACAGTCTCATATGAAGG aaAAGAACAGGTTTCATACATGGAAAAAACCCTACTTTCTGACTGCAACAGTGATTGTGATTGTTCAATTAAAGTGTGGGACCCTGTATGTGGGCAGAATGGAATAACGTATGTTTCACCTTGTCTTGCTGGTTGTAAAGCATCAGATGGAAAATATACA GTATTTGAAAATTGCACCTGTATTGCAGCTTCAGGATTTTCATCTGGAAATGTCTCTGCAGTTCTCGGCCAGTGTGACAAAGATGCAAATTGTGACATGATGCTTCATTACTTTTTAATATTAACAATAGTCTGCAGCTTCATTTTTTCCTTAGGAGCCATCCCTGGATATATGGTTTTAATAAG GTCTCTAAAGCCTGAAGAAAAGTCATTTGGTGTGGGTATCCATGTACTTGCTTCAAGAATATTTG CTGGAATTCCATCTCCGATTTATTTTGGAGCTTTGATAGACACAACATGTTTGAAATGGGGATCTCTGAGTTGTGGTGGTAAAGGAGCGTGTAGGATGTATGACATTGTCACATATAG ATGGCTCTATCTGGGACTGCAAGCGATATTACGTGGAGTGTCCTACATCCCATGTGTGTTAATCCTCCTTCATTTAAAGAAACAACTTAAATCGTCTCAAGAGAAGACCTTAAAGAGTGTGCCAATGGCAATGGAGGACATAGAAGAGCAAAATGACTGA
- the LOC102458523 gene encoding solute carrier organic anion transporter family member 1A2 isoform X2, with protein MSFACLLIALPHFLMERYQYETSLLLEENSSSMCLINQSQSPTHMEKQSAECEQKSGSLMWVLVLVGNIMRGIGESPIVPLGISYVEDFSKAENSPFYIGCLQTATVLGPFLGFMLGSYCAQLYVDLGFADIAEVTITLTDARWVGAWWLGILICGSVNLLAAIPFYFLPKSLPKEGQTNDTQLLSKRNASVLEERGEVQDKHKMNEITKDFIPYLRSLFYNPVYMLFICITVLQFSAFIGMITFMPKYVEQQYGKSASQAIFLIGVYNLPVICIGYFLGGYLMKKFKINTNQAANIAFWISLIEYLIFFAAYFTVCDNSPVAGLTVSYEGKEQVSYMEKTLLSDCNSDCDCSIKVWDPVCGQNGITYVSPCLAGCKASDGKYTVFENCTCIAASGFSSGNVSAVLGQCDKDANCDMMLHYFLILTIVCSFIFSLGAIPGYMVLIRSLKPEEKSFGVGIHVLASRIFAGIPSPIYFGALIDTTCLKWGSLSCGGKGACRMYDIVTYRWLYLGLQAILRGVSYIPCVLILLHLKKQLKSSQEKTLKSVPMAMEDIEEQND; from the exons ATGTCTTTTGCCTGTCTTTTGATAGCACTGCCTCATTTTCTCATGGAACG GTATCAGTACGAAACCTCCCTTTTACTAGAAGAGAATTCATCATCCATGTGTCTTATAAATCAAAGCCAGTCCCCCACACATATGGAGAAGCAATCAGCAG AGTGTGAGCAAAAGTCTGGGTCCTTGATGTGGGTGCTTGTGTTGGTAGGAAACATAATGCGAGGCATTGGTGAATCTCCCATTGTGCCATTAGGCATTTCATATGTGGAGGATTTTTCCAAAGCAGAAAACTCACCTTTTTACATAG GTTGCCTACAGACAGCAACTGTGTTAGGCCCTTTTCTTGGTTTCATGCTGGGATCATACTGTGCGCAGCTGTATGTGGATCTGGGATTTGCAGATATAG CGGAGGTGACTATAACACTTACTGATGCCCGTTGGGTTGGAGCATGGTGGCTGGGCATTCTGATTTGTGGATCAGTAAATCTGCTCGCTGCAATACCTTTTTACTTTCTGCCCAAGTCTCTTCCGAAGGAAGGACAAACAAATGATACTCAGTTGTTAAGTAAGAGAAATGCATCAGTATTAGAAGAGAGAGGTGAAGTTCAAGACAAAcataaaatgaatgaaatcaCTAAAG ATTTCATCCCATACCTCAGGAGTCTGTTTTACAACCCAGTCTATATGTTGTTTATATGCATAACTGTGCTGCAGTTCAGTGCTTTCATTGGCATGATAACTTTCATGCCAAAATATGTGGAACAACAGTATGGAAAATCTGCATCACAGGCCATCTTTTTAATAG GAGTTTACAATTTACCAGTTATATGCATTGGATATTTTCTTGGTGGCTATCTAATGAAGAAATTCAAGATAAATACCAATCAAGCTGCCAACATAGCCTTTTGGATCTCTTTAATTGAATACCTGATCTTTTTTGCTGCCTATTTCACGGTCTGCGACAATTCTCCAGTTGCTGGTCTAACAGTCTCATATGAAGG aaAAGAACAGGTTTCATACATGGAAAAAACCCTACTTTCTGACTGCAACAGTGATTGTGATTGTTCAATTAAAGTGTGGGACCCTGTATGTGGGCAGAATGGAATAACGTATGTTTCACCTTGTCTTGCTGGTTGTAAAGCATCAGATGGAAAATATACA GTATTTGAAAATTGCACCTGTATTGCAGCTTCAGGATTTTCATCTGGAAATGTCTCTGCAGTTCTCGGCCAGTGTGACAAAGATGCAAATTGTGACATGATGCTTCATTACTTTTTAATATTAACAATAGTCTGCAGCTTCATTTTTTCCTTAGGAGCCATCCCTGGATATATGGTTTTAATAAG GTCTCTAAAGCCTGAAGAAAAGTCATTTGGTGTGGGTATCCATGTACTTGCTTCAAGAATATTTG CTGGAATTCCATCTCCGATTTATTTTGGAGCTTTGATAGACACAACATGTTTGAAATGGGGATCTCTGAGTTGTGGTGGTAAAGGAGCGTGTAGGATGTATGACATTGTCACATATAG ATGGCTCTATCTGGGACTGCAAGCGATATTACGTGGAGTGTCCTACATCCCATGTGTGTTAATCCTCCTTCATTTAAAGAAACAACTTAAATCGTCTCAAGAGAAGACCTTAAAGAGTGTGCCAATGGCAATGGAGGACATAGAAGAGCAAAATGACTGA
- the LOC102458523 gene encoding solute carrier organic anion transporter family member 1A2 isoform X4, translated as MWVLVLVGNIMRGIGESPIVPLGISYVEDFSKAENSPFYIGCLQTATVLGPFLGFMLGSYCAQLYVDLGFADIAEVTITLTDARWVGAWWLGILICGSVNLLAAIPFYFLPKSLPKEGQTNDTQLLSKRNASVLEERGEVQDKHKMNEITKDFIPYLRSLFYNPVYMLFICITVLQFSAFIGMITFMPKYVEQQYGKSASQAIFLIGVYNLPVICIGYFLGGYLMKKFKINTNQAANIAFWISLIEYLIFFAAYFTVCDNSPVAGLTVSYEGKEQVSYMEKTLLSDCNSDCDCSIKVWDPVCGQNGITYVSPCLAGCKASDGKYTVFENCTCIAASGFSSGNVSAVLGQCDKDANCDMMLHYFLILTIVCSFIFSLGAIPGYMVLIRSLKPEEKSFGVGIHVLASRIFAGIPSPIYFGALIDTTCLKWGSLSCGGKGACRMYDIVTYRWLYLGLQAILRGVSYIPCVLILLHLKKQLKSSQEKTLKSVPMAMEDIEEQND; from the exons ATGTGGGTGCTTGTGTTGGTAGGAAACATAATGCGAGGCATTGGTGAATCTCCCATTGTGCCATTAGGCATTTCATATGTGGAGGATTTTTCCAAAGCAGAAAACTCACCTTTTTACATAG GTTGCCTACAGACAGCAACTGTGTTAGGCCCTTTTCTTGGTTTCATGCTGGGATCATACTGTGCGCAGCTGTATGTGGATCTGGGATTTGCAGATATAG CGGAGGTGACTATAACACTTACTGATGCCCGTTGGGTTGGAGCATGGTGGCTGGGCATTCTGATTTGTGGATCAGTAAATCTGCTCGCTGCAATACCTTTTTACTTTCTGCCCAAGTCTCTTCCGAAGGAAGGACAAACAAATGATACTCAGTTGTTAAGTAAGAGAAATGCATCAGTATTAGAAGAGAGAGGTGAAGTTCAAGACAAAcataaaatgaatgaaatcaCTAAAG ATTTCATCCCATACCTCAGGAGTCTGTTTTACAACCCAGTCTATATGTTGTTTATATGCATAACTGTGCTGCAGTTCAGTGCTTTCATTGGCATGATAACTTTCATGCCAAAATATGTGGAACAACAGTATGGAAAATCTGCATCACAGGCCATCTTTTTAATAG GAGTTTACAATTTACCAGTTATATGCATTGGATATTTTCTTGGTGGCTATCTAATGAAGAAATTCAAGATAAATACCAATCAAGCTGCCAACATAGCCTTTTGGATCTCTTTAATTGAATACCTGATCTTTTTTGCTGCCTATTTCACGGTCTGCGACAATTCTCCAGTTGCTGGTCTAACAGTCTCATATGAAGG aaAAGAACAGGTTTCATACATGGAAAAAACCCTACTTTCTGACTGCAACAGTGATTGTGATTGTTCAATTAAAGTGTGGGACCCTGTATGTGGGCAGAATGGAATAACGTATGTTTCACCTTGTCTTGCTGGTTGTAAAGCATCAGATGGAAAATATACA GTATTTGAAAATTGCACCTGTATTGCAGCTTCAGGATTTTCATCTGGAAATGTCTCTGCAGTTCTCGGCCAGTGTGACAAAGATGCAAATTGTGACATGATGCTTCATTACTTTTTAATATTAACAATAGTCTGCAGCTTCATTTTTTCCTTAGGAGCCATCCCTGGATATATGGTTTTAATAAG GTCTCTAAAGCCTGAAGAAAAGTCATTTGGTGTGGGTATCCATGTACTTGCTTCAAGAATATTTG CTGGAATTCCATCTCCGATTTATTTTGGAGCTTTGATAGACACAACATGTTTGAAATGGGGATCTCTGAGTTGTGGTGGTAAAGGAGCGTGTAGGATGTATGACATTGTCACATATAG ATGGCTCTATCTGGGACTGCAAGCGATATTACGTGGAGTGTCCTACATCCCATGTGTGTTAATCCTCCTTCATTTAAAGAAACAACTTAAATCGTCTCAAGAGAAGACCTTAAAGAGTGTGCCAATGGCAATGGAGGACATAGAAGAGCAAAATGACTGA
- the LOC102458523 gene encoding solute carrier organic anion transporter family member 1A2 isoform X3, whose protein sequence is MKEAKKLAATEKFCGVPKLKVFLLALSFAYLAKTMSGGYMNSMLTQIERRFNISASLVGIINGSFETGNLLVIVFVSYIGAKLHRPRIIALGCTVMSFACLLIALPHFLMERYQYETSLLLEENSSSMCLINQSQSPTHMEKQSAECEQKSGSLMWVLVLVGNIMRGIGESPIVPLGISYVEDFSKAENSPFYIGCLQTATVLGPFLGFMLGSYCAQLYVDLGFADIAEVTITLTDARWVGAWWLGILICGSVNLLAAIPFYFLPKSLPKEGQTNDTQLLSKRNASVLEERGEVQDKHKMNEITKDFIPYLRSLFYNPVYMLFICITVLQFSAFIGMITFMPKYVEQQYGKSASQAIFLIGVYNLPVICIGYFLGGYLMKKFKINTNQAANIAFWISLIEYLIFFAAYFTVCDNSPVAGLTVSYEGSLKPEEKSFGVGIHVLASRIFAGIPSPIYFGALIDTTCLKWGSLSCGGKGACRMYDIVTYRWLYLGLQAILRGVSYIPCVLILLHLKKQLKSSQEKTLKSVPMAMEDIEEQND, encoded by the exons ATGAAAGAAGCTAAGAAACTAGCAGCAACTGAGAAATTTTGCGGCGTTCCCAAGCTGAAG GTATTTCTGCTGGCATTATCATTTGCATATCTAGCTAAAACCATGTCTGGGGGTTACATGAATAGCATGCTCACACAAATAGAGAGAAGATTTAATATCTCAGCCTCTCTGGTGGGCATTATTAATGGAAGCTTCGAAACTG GAAACTTGTTGGTGATAGTATTTGTGAGCTACATTGGTGCTAAACTTCACAGACCAAGAATAATTGCTTTGGGGTGCACAGTTATGTCTTTTGCCTGTCTTTTGATAGCACTGCCTCATTTTCTCATGGAACG GTATCAGTACGAAACCTCCCTTTTACTAGAAGAGAATTCATCATCCATGTGTCTTATAAATCAAAGCCAGTCCCCCACACATATGGAGAAGCAATCAGCAG AGTGTGAGCAAAAGTCTGGGTCCTTGATGTGGGTGCTTGTGTTGGTAGGAAACATAATGCGAGGCATTGGTGAATCTCCCATTGTGCCATTAGGCATTTCATATGTGGAGGATTTTTCCAAAGCAGAAAACTCACCTTTTTACATAG GTTGCCTACAGACAGCAACTGTGTTAGGCCCTTTTCTTGGTTTCATGCTGGGATCATACTGTGCGCAGCTGTATGTGGATCTGGGATTTGCAGATATAG CGGAGGTGACTATAACACTTACTGATGCCCGTTGGGTTGGAGCATGGTGGCTGGGCATTCTGATTTGTGGATCAGTAAATCTGCTCGCTGCAATACCTTTTTACTTTCTGCCCAAGTCTCTTCCGAAGGAAGGACAAACAAATGATACTCAGTTGTTAAGTAAGAGAAATGCATCAGTATTAGAAGAGAGAGGTGAAGTTCAAGACAAAcataaaatgaatgaaatcaCTAAAG ATTTCATCCCATACCTCAGGAGTCTGTTTTACAACCCAGTCTATATGTTGTTTATATGCATAACTGTGCTGCAGTTCAGTGCTTTCATTGGCATGATAACTTTCATGCCAAAATATGTGGAACAACAGTATGGAAAATCTGCATCACAGGCCATCTTTTTAATAG GAGTTTACAATTTACCAGTTATATGCATTGGATATTTTCTTGGTGGCTATCTAATGAAGAAATTCAAGATAAATACCAATCAAGCTGCCAACATAGCCTTTTGGATCTCTTTAATTGAATACCTGATCTTTTTTGCTGCCTATTTCACGGTCTGCGACAATTCTCCAGTTGCTGGTCTAACAGTCTCATATGAAGG GTCTCTAAAGCCTGAAGAAAAGTCATTTGGTGTGGGTATCCATGTACTTGCTTCAAGAATATTTG CTGGAATTCCATCTCCGATTTATTTTGGAGCTTTGATAGACACAACATGTTTGAAATGGGGATCTCTGAGTTGTGGTGGTAAAGGAGCGTGTAGGATGTATGACATTGTCACATATAG ATGGCTCTATCTGGGACTGCAAGCGATATTACGTGGAGTGTCCTACATCCCATGTGTGTTAATCCTCCTTCATTTAAAGAAACAACTTAAATCGTCTCAAGAGAAGACCTTAAAGAGTGTGCCAATGGCAATGGAGGACATAGAAGAGCAAAATGACTGA